GCCGAAGTCCCCTGCAGCTGGTTCCAGGGACAGGAGAACTCGATCGACCCCGTGCACTTCGAATGGCTGCACTCCAACTGGGGTGCGCGGCTGCGCGGCGAACACGGCGCCTACTCGCCCACGCATCTCAAGCTCGGCTTCGACGAGTTCGAGTACGGCTTCACCTACCGCCGCGTACGCGAGGACACGACCGAAGCGGACCCGCTCTGGACCGTGGGCCGCGTCTGTCTCTGGCCCAATGCGCTGTTCACCGGCGAGCACTTCGAGTGGCGCGTGCCCATAGACGACGACCACATGCTCAGCGTCGGCTGGTTCTTCAACCGGGTGCCCAAAGAGCAGGAGCCGTTCGTTCAAGACCGCATCCCCTACTGGTACGGGCCGATCAAGGACGAGAAGACCGGCCGCTGGATCAGCTCGCACGTGATGAACCAGGACTTCATCGCCTGGGTTGGCCAGGGCGCAATCGCCGACCGTACGCAAGAACACCTGGGCGAGAGCGACCGCGGCATCATCTTGATGCGCAAGAAGCTGCTGGAGCAGGCGCGCAGCGTTGCCGACGGCGGCGAACCGAAGGGGCTGGTGCGCGATCCGGCCGAGAACGCCTGCGTACGGCTGCCGATCATCGACCGTGAGCGTTACGTCAACGGCTTCTCGCAGGCGGAGCTGCTGAACGAGCAGGTGGCCGGTCTCTTCTACGGCCGCGACTTCGTCTTCCAGGCCGGCCAGCCGCCGGAGGTGATGCGCGCCTACCGGCAGGCGATGGGCATGGAGGCCGGCTGAGGCACGGCCGCCGTCGCACGGGAGTAGGATGAACGCCGAACGCCGATGCGCATCCAGTTCGCCACGGGAGGCAGAGCGATGCTGTCCGTCGAGCAAAACGAGCTGATCAGCCGTGTGGGACCGGGCACGCCCATGGGCGAGACGCTGCGCCGCTACTGGCTGCCCGTCGCCATGCGCGCGGAGCTGCCGGAGCCGGACGGCGCGCCCGTGCGCGTGCGTCTGCTCGGCGAAAAGCTGGTCGCGTTTCGAGACACGAGCGGCCGCGTCGGCCTGGTGGACGAATACTGTCCGCACCGCGGCGCCTCGCTCTGGCTGGCGCGCAACGAGGGCTGCGGCCTGCGCTGCATCTACCACGGCTGGAAGTTCGACGCCGACGGCGACTGCCTGGAGCAGAT
This sequence is a window from Dehalococcoidia bacterium. Protein-coding genes within it:
- a CDS encoding aromatic ring-hydroxylating dioxygenase subunit alpha; the encoded protein is MLREEENRALIETGAGTPMGELLRRYWQPIAAVAELDDQPIKNVRLLGEDLVLYKDRSGTYGLIDQHCPHRRADLSYGIPEDGGLRCNYHGWLWDETGACRQQPFEEVARPEARFKERVTIKAYPVEAKAGLLWAYLGPPPAPLVPTWEPFTWRNGFVQIVFAEVPCSWFQGQENSIDPVHFEWLHSNWGARLRGEHGAYSPTHLKLGFDEFEYGFTYRRVREDTTEADPLWTVGRVCLWPNALFTGEHFEWRVPIDDDHMLSVGWFFNRVPKEQEPFVQDRIPYWYGPIKDEKTGRWISSHVMNQDFIAWVGQGAIADRTQEHLGESDRGIILMRKKLLEQARSVADGGEPKGLVRDPAENACVRLPIIDRERYVNGFSQAELLNEQVAGLFYGRDFVFQAGQPPEVMRAYRQAMGMEAG